A genomic window from Coccinella septempunctata chromosome 9, icCocSept1.1, whole genome shotgun sequence includes:
- the LOC123320819 gene encoding chymotrypsin-like: MLKSFQKKPSICKMFIIYCIFLALNAQFLNAHEFSYPQDRAANTKLRIIGGNEAIPHSIGYQVGIRIEQSEITTFCGGSLITSSYVLTAAHCLRDVVSLEVILGAHNISKREWVQVRLTPKNYTIHPEWDLAHLTNDIALIKLPKPVKTGLFIKTVALPKGDNDDYSGDTALLSGWGMTKYNDTIPSTLQYATSTILSNKDCRKIEPFGKVIEDTHLCLSSRGRISSCDGDSGGPLVVEGVQVGVVSFTIKQCKLTKPSVFTRVSKYLDWIEANSDWNRKKATSR, encoded by the exons ATGCTGAAATCGTTTCAGAAAAAACCATCCATATGCAAGATGTTTATCATTTATTGTATTTTTCTTGCTTTAAAC GCACAGTTTTTGAACGCCCATGAATTCAGCTACCCCCAAGACAGGGCAGCTAACACCAAGCTGAGGATAATTGGGGGTAATGAGGCAATTCCACACTCCATAGGGTATCAAGTAGGAATCAGGATCGAACAGAGTGAAATAACGACGTTTTGTGGTGGATCCTTAATAACTTCCTCCTACGTTTTAACTGCGGCACATTGCTTGAGAGA CGTCGTCTCCTTGGAAGTAATATTAGGCGCTCACAACATAAGTAAGAGAGAATGGGTCCAGGTCAGATTAACACCCAAAAACTACACGATACATCCCGAATGGGACCTAGCACATCTCACCAACGATATAGCCTTGATCAAACTTCCAAAACCGGTTAAAACAGGCCTTTTTATCAAGACTGTAGCCCTACCAAAGGGGGACAACGATGATTACTCAGGAGACACAG CCCTCTTGAGCGGTTGGGGTATGACGAAGTACAACGACACCATACCCAGCACCCTCCAGTACGCCACTAGCACAATCCTGAGCAACAAGGACTGCCGGAAGATTGAACCCTTCGGAAAAGTGATCGAAGACACCCATTTGTGCCTTTCGAGCAGGGGGAGAATCAGCAGTTGTGATGGAGATTCCGGTGGACCTCTTGTGGTCGAAGGTGTACAAGTTGGAGTCGTTTCTTTCACCATAAAACAGTGCAAACTGACGAAACCGTCGGTGTTTACCAGGGTATCCAAGTATCTGGATTGGATCGAAGCAAACTCTGATTGGAATAGGAAAAAGGCTACGTCGAGATAA